From a region of the Streptomyces caniferus genome:
- a CDS encoding RICIN domain-containing protein, whose translation MIGNMMRSLRRSAVAVAAVAGLTSMIGAAQPAQAYPAYHTIQIKTSTGKCLTIRNQSTSDGAVLEQNRCQNVAAQRFRSMNFGVADPVHVLRTFTDKCLTIGSASEGNTHFWPIIQQQCRDGSYHQRFTYFGEYGKPGTGFRSFSMGLCWTVTGGNDGARIEGDACNRSDSQRFTIVFV comes from the coding sequence GTGATCGGCAACATGATGAGGTCTCTGCGACGATCGGCGGTGGCCGTCGCCGCCGTAGCAGGCCTTACCTCCATGATCGGAGCAGCTCAGCCCGCGCAGGCGTACCCGGCTTACCACACCATCCAGATCAAGACTTCCACGGGCAAGTGCCTGACCATCAGGAACCAGAGCACCAGCGACGGCGCTGTGCTTGAACAGAACCGGTGCCAGAATGTGGCTGCCCAGCGCTTCAGGAGTATGAACTTCGGCGTCGCGGACCCGGTTCACGTGCTCAGGACGTTCACGGACAAGTGCCTGACTATCGGCAGCGCCTCGGAAGGCAACACGCATTTTTGGCCGATCATCCAGCAGCAGTGCAGGGATGGTTCCTATCATCAGCGGTTCACCTACTTCGGCGAGTACGGCAAGCCGGGCACCGGGTTCAGGTCGTTCTCCATGGGGCTCTGCTGGACCGTGACGGGCGGCAACGACGGAGCCAGGATCGAGGGCGACGCGTGCAACAGGTCTGACTCTCAGCGCTTCACAATCGTCTTCGTGTGA
- a CDS encoding DUF4097 family beta strand repeat-containing protein, whose product MPSFDTPEPISVTAHVEAGSIQFTAGDRPDTVVEVRPRDPQREVDVRAAGQTEVTFASGALTVRTPKQRYLLGRTGTVDVTVDLPAGSRIDTTGAWAQVLGEGRLGEVRVKTSSGDVRLDTTGPLQLTASHGSITVHRVEGTAEIATSSGSLRVGLIDGPATLKNSHGTTTVGAATGELRVSGANGDIDIVRAENSVSATTANGTLRVAEVARGKVQLETSYGAIEIGIREGTAAWLDVSSGSGQVRNTLTASESPEKAEDTVEVRARTRYGNIDIVRAKP is encoded by the coding sequence ATGCCTTCTTTCGACACTCCCGAACCGATCTCGGTCACGGCGCACGTGGAGGCCGGTTCCATCCAGTTCACCGCGGGCGACCGCCCCGACACGGTCGTCGAGGTGCGGCCCCGCGACCCGCAGCGGGAGGTCGACGTGCGGGCCGCCGGGCAGACCGAGGTGACGTTCGCGAGCGGTGCCCTGACCGTCCGGACGCCCAAGCAGCGCTATCTGCTCGGGCGCACCGGCACCGTCGACGTGACGGTCGACCTGCCCGCCGGCTCGCGCATCGACACGACCGGCGCCTGGGCCCAGGTGCTCGGCGAGGGCCGGCTCGGCGAGGTCCGTGTGAAGACCTCCTCGGGTGATGTGCGCCTGGACACGACCGGGCCGCTGCAGCTGACCGCGTCGCACGGCTCGATCACCGTGCATCGCGTCGAGGGCACGGCCGAGATCGCCACCAGCTCCGGCAGCCTGCGCGTCGGCCTCATCGACGGACCCGCGACCCTGAAGAACTCGCACGGCACCACGACCGTCGGCGCCGCGACCGGGGAGCTGCGGGTGAGCGGCGCCAACGGCGACATCGACATCGTGCGCGCCGAGAACTCCGTCTCCGCGACCACGGCGAACGGCACTCTGCGCGTGGCCGAAGTAGCCCGCGGAAAAGTCCAGTTGGAGACCTCCTACGGCGCCATCGAGATCGGCATCCGTGAGGGCACGGCCGCCTGGCTCGACGTCAGCTCGGGCTCCGGGCAGGTGCGCAACACGCTCACCGCGTCCGAGTCCCCGGAGAAGGCCGAGGACACCGTCGAGGTCCGCGCCCGTACCCGGTACGGCAACATCGACATCGTCCGCGCCAAGCCCTGA
- a CDS encoding IS5 family transposase (programmed frameshift) produces MWDRIEPLMPADPVRGRRWADHRRTLEAIAWKYRTCSPWRDLPDELGPYQTAHKRLIRWAVDGTWEQILTALLTPADDADDICWTVSVDSTVCRAHQHAAGARKKGAPGRAEPDDHALGRSRGGLSTKVHLASDSRARPLTLHVTGGQAGDAPAFETVMAGIRVPRSGPGRPRTRPEAILADRAYSSRAIRKHIRRRGIRAVIPQPSDQVGHRLRRGRTGGRPPAFDAEAYKQRNTVERCINRFKQWRGLAMRTDKLTIAYQAALHLAAILIWARR; encoded by the exons ATGTGGGACCGGATCGAGCCGCTGATGCCAGCCGATCCGGTCCGCGGGCGGCGGTGGGCCGACCACCGCCGCACCCTTGAGGCCATCGCGTGGAAGTACCGAACTTGCTCGCCCTGGAGGGACCTTCCGGACGAGCTGGGCCCGTACCAGACCGCTCACAAGCGACTGATCAGGTGGGCCGTGGACGGCACCTGGGAACAGATCCTGACTGCGCTCCTGACGCCAGCCGACGACGCTGACGACATCTGCTGGACCGTGTCAGTGGACTCCACTGTCTGCCGCGCCCACCAGCACGCCGCCGGCGCCAGGAAAA AAGGGGCGCCGGGCCGGGCCGAACCTGACGACCATGCGCTCGGGCGGTCCCGCGGCGGCCTGAGCACCAAAGTCCACCTCGCCAGCGACAGCCGTGCACGGCCTCTGACCCTCCACGTCACCGGAGGCCAGGCGGGTGACGCGCCAGCCTTCGAGACCGTCATGGCCGGCATCCGTGTTCCGCGTAGCGGTCCCGGGAGACCGAGGACTCGGCCGGAGGCCATTCTGGCGGACCGCGCCTACTCATCCCGCGCGATCCGAAAGCACATCCGCCGCCGCGGGATCCGCGCAGTCATTCCCCAGCCGTCCGACCAGGTCGGTCACCGTCTGCGGCGAGGCCGCACCGGTGGCCGCCCACCCGCTTTCGACGCCGAGGCATACAAGCAGCGCAACACGGTCGAGCGATGCATCAACCGGTTCAAACAGTGGCGCGGCCTGGCCATGCGAACGGACAAGCTCACCATCGCCTACCAGGCCGCACTCCACCTCGCCGCCATCCTCATCTGGGCACGACGATGA
- a CDS encoding AraC family transcriptional regulator, translating into MKPFSLAKRDRPLVDNGHPVVRQLRYLPAVGATYGVEVLSFAALRKADTEGRRTQLQRPDFHVLALITKGSGAHEADFQRYRLHEGSIVWIRPGAVHRWSDVDRLEGPLILFQPGFLPDPGLDSMDVTSPTCWCLPSQALPLAVLAVEHLDREHHTAVQSPRLASSALLSHLLAALLLRVLPRTSTPLSPGTTGSQQLEIFHAYRTAVEEHFTRRHHVADYAQALGYDVRTLTRATRTATGTGAKAFLDQRILLEAKRLLAHTDLPVGSCAHRLGFRDTGNFTTFFRRQTGLAPTSWTATLHPGPIDSPHRQNPHEGKALQGSSRRASVFQEPG; encoded by the coding sequence GTGAAACCCTTCTCCTTGGCGAAAAGAGACCGACCTCTTGTGGATAACGGACACCCTGTCGTGCGGCAGTTGCGGTATCTTCCCGCCGTCGGAGCCACCTACGGTGTGGAGGTTCTCAGCTTTGCCGCGCTGCGAAAAGCAGATACCGAAGGGCGTCGTACACAACTGCAGCGCCCCGACTTCCACGTCCTCGCCCTGATCACCAAGGGAAGCGGCGCCCATGAGGCGGACTTCCAGCGCTATCGGCTGCACGAGGGCAGCATCGTGTGGATCAGGCCCGGTGCGGTGCATCGATGGAGCGATGTCGATCGTCTCGAGGGCCCCCTGATCCTCTTTCAGCCCGGCTTTCTGCCCGACCCCGGCCTCGACAGCATGGACGTCACCTCACCCACCTGCTGGTGCCTACCGTCCCAGGCCCTTCCGCTCGCAGTGCTGGCTGTCGAGCACCTCGACCGTGAGCACCACACGGCAGTGCAATCTCCGCGTCTGGCGTCTTCCGCACTGCTCTCCCACCTGCTGGCGGCACTGCTTTTGCGCGTACTGCCCAGGACGTCCACACCGCTCTCCCCCGGCACGACCGGAAGCCAGCAGCTCGAGATCTTCCACGCCTACCGCACCGCGGTCGAGGAACACTTCACCCGCCGGCACCACGTGGCCGACTACGCACAGGCGCTCGGCTACGACGTACGCACACTCACCCGTGCGACCCGTACCGCCACCGGAACCGGCGCCAAGGCATTCCTCGACCAGCGCATCCTGCTCGAAGCGAAACGACTGCTCGCCCACACCGACCTCCCGGTCGGCAGCTGTGCACACCGCCTAGGATTCCGCGACACCGGCAACTTCACTACGTTCTTCCGACGTCAGACGGGCCTGGCTCCCACCTCTTGGACAGCGACCCTCCACCCCGGCCCGATCGACAGCCCTCACCGCCAGAACCCGCATGAAGGCAAGGCACTCCAAGGTAGTTCGCGGCGGGCGTCGGTGTTCCAGGAGCCAGGGTGA
- a CDS encoding (5-formylfuran-3-yl)methyl phosphate synthase, translating into MQWKEFTLLLLISPDSVEEALDCAKAAEHLDIVDVKKPDEGSLGANYPWVIREIRDAVPADKPVSATVGDVPYKPGTVAQAALGAAVSGATYIKVGLYGCTTPEQAVDVMLGVVRAVKDYRPDAFVVASGYADAHRIGCVNPLALPDIARRSGSDAAMLDTAIKDGTRLFDHVPPDVCAEFVRLAHEADLLAALAGSVKVGDLGVLTRIGTDIVGVRGAVCEGGDRTTGRIQPPLVAAFRTEMDRHAREYAAAVAAAS; encoded by the coding sequence ATGCAGTGGAAGGAATTCACGTTGTTGCTTCTCATCTCCCCGGACAGCGTCGAGGAGGCTCTCGACTGCGCGAAGGCAGCGGAGCACCTTGACATCGTCGATGTCAAGAAGCCCGACGAGGGCTCGCTCGGTGCGAACTACCCCTGGGTCATCAGGGAGATCCGCGACGCGGTCCCGGCGGACAAGCCGGTGTCCGCCACCGTGGGAGACGTACCGTACAAACCCGGCACGGTGGCCCAGGCGGCGCTCGGTGCCGCTGTCTCCGGAGCCACCTACATCAAGGTCGGCCTCTACGGATGCACCACGCCCGAACAGGCCGTCGACGTCATGCTCGGGGTCGTCCGGGCAGTGAAGGACTATCGGCCGGACGCGTTCGTCGTCGCCTCGGGCTACGCCGACGCCCACCGGATCGGCTGCGTCAACCCGCTCGCACTGCCCGATATCGCCCGCCGCTCCGGCTCCGACGCGGCCATGCTCGACACTGCGATCAAGGATGGGACCCGGCTGTTCGACCACGTTCCGCCCGACGTCTGCGCGGAGTTCGTCCGGCTGGCCCACGAGGCCGACCTGCTCGCCGCCCTCGCGGGGAGCGTCAAGGTGGGAGATCTCGGCGTGCTGACCCGTATCGGCACGGACATCGTGGGGGTGCGCGGGGCGGTGTGTGAGGGGGGTGACCGCACCACCGGAAGGATTCAGCCGCCGCTGGTGGCCGCCTTCCGGACGGAGATGGACCGGCATGCCCGGGAGTACGCAGCCGCCGTCGCAGCCGCGAGCTGA
- a CDS encoding GNAT family N-acetyltransferase, giving the protein MQTDAGAVAAVFARPGLVPESDTVLVHDRCGRPAAWAWEDRRSEVDVHPDHRGRGLGAALLDWAGDRGLQAGREGIVQTVPDGDVGAVALLRSRGYAPLVTAWLLEYSMPDEPVVPAPPSGIVVRPLRPGDEPATHVLVMDAFDEWQERRQSYAEWAKHIIDRPTFAPALSPLAFDDGHLVGAALSLDLPERDEGYIEQVAVRHDHRGLGIARLLLRHTFLAFYRAGRRSCTLWTHSDTGALDLYLKVGMTVRHSSTVFRIDLRSQGASPADR; this is encoded by the coding sequence GTGCAGACCGATGCCGGGGCTGTTGCCGCTGTCTTCGCTCGCCCCGGACTCGTCCCGGAGTCGGACACCGTACTGGTCCACGACCGGTGCGGCCGGCCGGCCGCGTGGGCCTGGGAGGATCGGCGCTCCGAGGTCGACGTGCACCCGGACCATCGTGGCCGCGGCCTGGGTGCTGCGCTCCTGGACTGGGCCGGGGACCGGGGCCTCCAGGCGGGCCGTGAGGGCATCGTGCAGACAGTCCCTGACGGCGACGTCGGCGCCGTTGCCCTGCTGCGCTCACGCGGGTACGCCCCGCTCGTGACGGCCTGGCTGCTGGAGTACTCCATGCCGGACGAACCGGTGGTGCCCGCACCACCATCCGGCATCGTGGTCCGGCCGCTGCGTCCCGGCGACGAGCCCGCCACGCATGTGCTGGTGATGGACGCATTCGATGAGTGGCAGGAGCGGCGCCAGTCTTATGCGGAGTGGGCGAAGCACATCATCGACCGGCCCACTTTCGCGCCCGCCCTTTCGCCGCTCGCCTTCGACGACGGTCACCTGGTCGGTGCCGCACTGTCATTGGACCTGCCCGAGAGGGACGAAGGCTATATCGAACAGGTCGCGGTGCGCCACGACCACCGGGGCCTGGGCATCGCGCGACTCCTGCTGCGCCATACGTTCCTCGCCTTCTACCGGGCAGGCCGACGTTCCTGCACACTCTGGACGCACTCGGACACCGGAGCACTCGACCTGTACCTGAAGGTGGGCATGACGGTCCGGCACAGCTCCACGGTCTTCCGCATCGATCTGCGGTCCCAGGGGGCTTCTCCGGCGGATCGATAA
- a CDS encoding DinB family protein → MTRIDDTPPAWDERTQLTTFLDYARDTARAKCDGVSAENARKALLPCSPLMTMSGVINHLRWVEYYWFQVVFLGEEDQGPWTEEDPDREMRIAVDFPLTQLLDEYAEQSARYRELVAGNGLDKQARRAVRDGLHVDLRWILLHLTEETARHNGHLDILREMLDGMTGD, encoded by the coding sequence ATGACCAGAATCGACGACACGCCGCCCGCGTGGGACGAGCGCACCCAGCTCACCACGTTTCTCGACTATGCACGTGACACCGCCCGCGCCAAGTGCGACGGCGTCTCTGCGGAGAACGCCCGCAAGGCGCTCCTGCCGTGCTCACCGCTGATGACCATGAGCGGAGTGATCAACCACCTCCGCTGGGTCGAGTACTACTGGTTCCAGGTGGTCTTCCTCGGCGAGGAAGACCAGGGCCCTTGGACCGAGGAGGACCCCGACCGCGAGATGCGTATCGCCGTCGACTTCCCGCTCACGCAGTTGCTCGACGAATACGCCGAACAGAGCGCCCGCTACCGCGAACTGGTCGCCGGGAACGGCCTGGACAAGCAGGCCCGGCGAGCCGTCCGCGACGGCCTCCACGTCGACCTGCGCTGGATCCTGCTCCACCTCACCGAGGAGACGGCCCGCCACAACGGCCACCTGGACATCCTGCGCGAGATGCTCGACGGCATGACCGGCGACTAG
- a CDS encoding pyridoxamine 5'-phosphate oxidase family protein yields the protein MTLSMGERERFLAEPHIGALSVIERPDRAPLTVPIWYHYTPGGELWVRTGPDSRKARAIRAAGRFSLMVQRTEPTVRYVSVEGPVTRTAPDSRERSWEMAARYLPEDKVADFVAYDQTHLGEHLLLYMQPEHWVSADLGAF from the coding sequence ATGACACTGTCCATGGGAGAACGAGAGCGCTTTCTGGCGGAACCTCATATCGGTGCACTGTCGGTGATCGAACGGCCGGACCGCGCACCGCTCACGGTTCCCATCTGGTACCACTACACGCCTGGCGGCGAACTGTGGGTGCGTACCGGGCCTGATTCTCGGAAGGCGCGAGCGATTCGGGCTGCGGGACGTTTCAGCCTGATGGTGCAGCGAACCGAGCCGACGGTGCGTTATGTGTCGGTGGAGGGACCGGTGACCAGAACGGCGCCGGACAGCCGCGAGCGGTCCTGGGAGATGGCTGCGCGGTACCTTCCGGAGGACAAGGTCGCCGACTTCGTCGCCTACGACCAGACCCACCTCGGCGAGCACCTCCTCCTCTACATGCAGCCAGAACACTGGGTGTCGGCCGACCTGGGAGCCTTCTGA
- a CDS encoding NAD(P)-dependent alcohol dehydrogenase gives MRFGAAVLRSYESRFAVEDVILNAGPDDGEILVKIAGCGVCRTDLAVRRSAGRSPLPAVLGHEGAGVVVETGGPDTGLGVGDHVVLSFDSCGHCRNCLGAAPAYCDSFASLNLFEGRKENAARFTDAAGGGLAPRWFGQSSFAEYAMVPARNAVRVDPSLPIELLGPLGCGFLTGAGAAFHSFGVGPGDTLAVFGAGAVGLAAVMAATAAGAVTVAVDRHPERLALAERLGAIPLSAASADLPDRVRRLTDGGAQYALDTTGVAQLINDALRSLRPTGHLALVARLHTALPLEPGALDRGRKISHLCEGDAVPGLLIPRLIGLWQAGRFPFDQLIRTYPLADINEAERDCETGRVVKPVLVPEGRGG, from the coding sequence ATGAGATTCGGTGCAGCGGTACTGCGCTCGTACGAGAGCCGATTCGCGGTCGAGGACGTGATCTTGAACGCGGGGCCGGACGACGGCGAGATCCTGGTCAAGATCGCGGGCTGCGGGGTGTGCCGCACCGATCTCGCGGTCCGGCGTTCGGCGGGCCGTTCACCGCTGCCGGCGGTGCTCGGCCACGAGGGGGCCGGGGTGGTGGTGGAGACGGGCGGCCCGGACACCGGCCTGGGCGTCGGCGACCATGTCGTGCTGAGCTTCGACTCCTGCGGACACTGTCGGAACTGCCTGGGCGCGGCCCCCGCCTACTGCGACTCCTTCGCGTCGCTCAACCTCTTCGAAGGACGCAAGGAGAACGCGGCACGGTTCACCGACGCGGCCGGGGGCGGACTGGCCCCGCGGTGGTTCGGCCAGTCCTCGTTCGCCGAGTACGCGATGGTCCCGGCCCGCAACGCCGTCAGGGTCGACCCCTCGCTGCCCATCGAACTGCTCGGACCGCTCGGCTGCGGCTTCCTCACCGGTGCCGGAGCCGCCTTCCACTCCTTCGGCGTCGGTCCCGGCGACACCCTCGCGGTCTTCGGCGCGGGAGCGGTGGGCCTGGCCGCGGTGATGGCGGCCACCGCCGCCGGGGCAGTGACCGTGGCCGTCGACCGGCATCCCGAACGGCTGGCCCTTGCCGAGCGGCTCGGCGCGATTCCGCTGAGCGCCGCATCGGCCGATCTGCCCGACCGCGTTCGGCGACTGACCGACGGCGGCGCGCAGTACGCGCTGGACACCACGGGCGTCGCCCAGCTCATCAATGATGCGCTCCGGTCCCTACGCCCGACCGGCCACCTAGCTTTGGTGGCACGGCTCCACACCGCGCTGCCGCTGGAACCGGGGGCACTGGACCGGGGCCGGAAAATCTCCCACCTCTGCGAGGGGGACGCGGTACCAGGCCTGCTGATTCCGCGGCTGATCGGGCTGTGGCAGGCCGGACGCTTTCCGTTCGACCAACTGATCCGTACGTACCCGCTCGCCGACATCAACGAGGCCGAGCGCGACTGCGAGACGGGCCGCGTGGTCAAACCCGTCTTGGTCCCGGAAGGGAGGGGCGGATGA
- a CDS encoding class I SAM-dependent methyltransferase gives MVSTEHRNTDVEGVEGVEGVEGVEGVEGVEGGVGLTALLVAAARAIETHRHDSLARDVYAEHFVLAAPASADWPVRIQQVPDGDANPLWGRFARYFGLRTRVLDDFLLRSTHAGACQVVLLGAGLDTRAYRLDWPPGCVIFEIDREDVLEFKHKVLDGLSAAPKAARVPVPTDLRADWVGALTDAGFDMAAPSVWLAEGLLFYLPHAVERHLMDTVDRLSTGGSALAYEVKLEKDLLKYRDSPLYTSTQHQIGIDLLNLFDGEPRPDSVGDLEGKGWSTSVHTPFDFTRRHGRGPLPEQNDALEGNRWVFANKPREGGTRLAGKAPVAVATLAAPTPIQAPPAAADEAI, from the coding sequence ATGGTCAGCACGGAGCATCGGAACACTGACGTGGAAGGCGTGGAAGGCGTGGAAGGCGTGGAAGGCGTGGAAGGCGTGGAAGGCGTGGAAGGGGGCGTCGGCCTGACCGCTCTCCTGGTCGCCGCGGCACGGGCGATCGAGACCCATCGCCACGACAGCCTGGCACGGGACGTCTACGCAGAGCACTTCGTGCTCGCCGCACCGGCGTCCGCGGACTGGCCGGTCCGCATACAACAGGTACCGGACGGGGACGCGAACCCGCTGTGGGGGCGATTCGCGCGTTACTTCGGTCTACGCACGAGGGTCCTCGACGACTTTCTCCTCCGGTCGACACACGCAGGCGCCTGCCAAGTGGTCCTGCTCGGGGCAGGGTTGGATACGCGGGCGTACCGACTCGACTGGCCTCCCGGCTGCGTGATCTTCGAGATCGACAGGGAAGACGTGCTGGAGTTCAAGCACAAGGTGCTCGACGGGCTGTCGGCCGCCCCGAAGGCAGCGCGTGTACCTGTCCCGACCGATCTGCGTGCCGACTGGGTCGGGGCGCTGACCGACGCCGGTTTCGACATGGCCGCACCGAGCGTGTGGCTGGCCGAGGGGCTGCTGTTCTACCTGCCCCACGCCGTCGAGAGGCACCTCATGGACACGGTGGACAGGTTGAGCACGGGGGGAAGCGCGCTGGCGTACGAGGTCAAGCTCGAAAAGGACTTGCTGAAATACCGTGACAGCCCGCTCTACACCTCGACGCAACACCAGATCGGCATCGACCTGCTCAACCTGTTCGACGGAGAGCCGCGGCCCGACTCCGTAGGTGATCTGGAGGGCAAGGGCTGGTCCACGTCGGTTCACACCCCCTTCGACTTCACCCGCCGGCACGGCCGCGGACCGCTGCCCGAGCAGAACGACGCGCTGGAGGGCAACCGGTGGGTGTTCGCGAACAAGCCGCGGGAGGGCGGAACGCGACTGGCCGGCAAGGCACCCGTCGCTGTTGCCACCCTCGCGGCCCCGACCCCCATCCAGGCACCGCCGGCCGCCGCCGACGAAGCGATCTGA
- a CDS encoding cytochrome P450, which yields MSQPVPVPNGLPMERDAGPFDPPRDITRLREARPVSPMLFPDGHEGWLVTGYDAVRQIMADTRFSSRQDIGVVHVPYETPGMPVATQPSPVLPGVFIAMDPPDHTRLRRRLTGAFTVRRMKQLEEHIVDVVERQLDEMARLTPSVDLVKEFALPVPSLVICELLGVPYADRETFQVNSAKFMVKDQTLEEKMAAYNALNTYLCELVTRKRAAPGDDILSDLARQDDLTIEELTGAAFLLLLAGHETTANMLSLGTFALLEHPEQLAVLRANPELMPGAVEELLRYLSVADIFYRYATEDLELCGETIAKGSTVVVSLLAANRDPERFDNPDALDIHRKARGHLSFGHGIHQCLGQQLARIEMRAGFDGLLRRFPTLELAVPADEVRLRTDMNIYGVHELPVTWTESAR from the coding sequence ATGAGTCAACCGGTTCCCGTCCCGAACGGCCTCCCGATGGAGCGCGACGCGGGCCCCTTCGACCCGCCCCGCGACATCACCCGGCTGCGCGAGGCCCGCCCCGTCAGTCCGATGCTCTTCCCCGACGGCCACGAGGGCTGGCTCGTCACCGGCTACGACGCGGTCCGCCAGATCATGGCCGACACCCGGTTCAGCTCCCGCCAGGACATAGGTGTTGTCCACGTGCCGTACGAGACCCCTGGTATGCCCGTCGCGACCCAACCGTCCCCGGTGCTGCCGGGCGTGTTCATCGCCATGGACCCGCCGGACCACACCCGGCTGCGGCGCAGGCTCACCGGCGCCTTCACCGTCAGACGCATGAAGCAGCTCGAAGAGCACATCGTCGACGTCGTCGAGCGGCAACTGGACGAGATGGCGCGGCTGACCCCGTCGGTCGACCTGGTCAAGGAGTTCGCGCTGCCGGTGCCCTCGCTGGTGATCTGCGAACTGCTCGGCGTCCCCTACGCGGACCGGGAGACCTTTCAGGTCAACTCCGCCAAGTTCATGGTCAAGGACCAGACGCTCGAGGAGAAGATGGCTGCGTACAACGCACTGAACACGTACCTCTGCGAACTGGTCACGCGCAAACGGGCCGCTCCCGGCGACGACATACTGTCCGACCTGGCACGCCAGGACGACCTCACCATCGAGGAACTGACCGGGGCCGCCTTCCTGCTGCTGCTCGCGGGCCATGAGACCACCGCCAACATGCTGTCCCTCGGTACCTTCGCGCTCCTGGAGCACCCCGAGCAACTGGCCGTACTGCGCGCCAACCCGGAGCTGATGCCCGGTGCCGTCGAGGAACTCCTGCGCTACCTGTCCGTTGCGGACATCTTCTATCGCTATGCGACGGAGGACCTCGAACTCTGCGGTGAAACAATCGCCAAGGGATCGACCGTCGTGGTCTCGCTGCTGGCCGCCAACCGTGACCCCGAACGCTTCGACAATCCCGACGCCCTGGACATCCACCGCAAGGCCCGCGGTCACCTGTCCTTCGGCCACGGCATCCACCAATGCCTCGGCCAGCAATTGGCCCGCATCGAGATGCGCGCGGGTTTCGACGGACTGCTGCGTCGCTTCCCGACCCTCGAACTCGCTGTTCCCGCTGACGAGGTGAGGCTCAGGACCGACATGAATATCTATGGCGTCCACGAACTGCCCGTCACTTGGACGGAATCGGCCCGCTGA
- a CDS encoding toxin-antitoxin system HicB family antitoxin, with amino-acid sequence MDLTPYVDTLRRELAVAAEAGGEDARELAERLTTPLESATRLTMLNVLSAAMDEITRELAPGSVDVRLRGLDPDFVVTLPPGDSGHQEAAAGPAEPLAAPLPVEGDDGGTARVNLRLPAHLKARAEEAANREGLSVNAWLVRAVSAAVEGGTRPRATEKAHTVGQNFKGWVR; translated from the coding sequence ATGGACCTCACTCCGTATGTCGACACCCTGCGTCGCGAACTCGCGGTGGCCGCCGAAGCCGGCGGTGAAGATGCCCGCGAGCTGGCCGAGCGGCTCACCACTCCGCTGGAGTCGGCGACCCGTCTGACCATGCTCAATGTGCTCTCCGCCGCGATGGACGAGATCACCCGCGAGCTCGCCCCCGGCTCGGTCGATGTACGGCTGCGCGGCCTGGACCCCGACTTCGTGGTGACGCTGCCGCCCGGTGACAGCGGCCACCAGGAAGCAGCGGCCGGACCCGCCGAACCGCTCGCGGCGCCGCTGCCCGTGGAGGGCGACGACGGGGGCACTGCCCGCGTCAATCTGCGGCTGCCGGCCCACCTCAAGGCGCGTGCCGAGGAGGCCGCGAACCGCGAGGGCCTGTCGGTCAACGCGTGGCTGGTGCGCGCGGTGTCGGCCGCCGTCGAGGGGGGCACGCGGCCACGTGCGACGGAGAAGGCCCACACCGTCGGACAGAACTTCAAGGGCTGGGTGCGCTAG
- a CDS encoding alpha/beta fold hydrolase, with protein sequence MSNTTKTVAVAGGSLEVRIGGERSAPTLVFAHYWGGSAGTWDEVVRRLPPQQATVRFDQRGWSTSRELPGPYHLDQLADDLVRVVEECVAGPFVLVGHSMGGKVCQLVAARRPAGLIGSVLVAPAPALPAAAVTEKYRQDLSHAYDSPESVGQALDHALTAVAVPQRVRDAVVRDSLAASDDARTEWPLRGIGQDISREARRIEAPVAVLVGEQDKVEPPTVLRECLLPYVPHATMTTVPGVGHLLPLEAPEAVANALGDFLTSVHS encoded by the coding sequence GTGTCGAATACTACAAAGACCGTGGCCGTGGCGGGCGGCTCCCTGGAGGTCCGAATAGGTGGCGAACGCAGCGCGCCCACGTTGGTGTTCGCGCACTACTGGGGCGGCTCCGCCGGCACATGGGACGAGGTCGTCCGTCGTCTGCCGCCCCAGCAGGCGACGGTCCGCTTCGATCAGCGTGGCTGGAGCACCTCGCGTGAGCTACCGGGGCCGTATCACCTCGACCAGCTCGCCGACGACCTCGTTCGCGTGGTCGAGGAATGCGTCGCGGGCCCCTTCGTCCTCGTCGGTCACTCGATGGGTGGCAAGGTCTGCCAATTGGTCGCGGCACGGCGTCCCGCCGGACTGATCGGCTCGGTCCTCGTCGCGCCCGCTCCCGCGCTGCCGGCCGCGGCCGTCACGGAGAAGTACCGGCAGGACCTGTCCCACGCCTACGACTCACCCGAGTCCGTCGGACAGGCCCTTGACCATGCCTTGACCGCTGTCGCCGTGCCGCAGCGGGTACGGGATGCGGTCGTGCGAGACAGCCTTGCCGCCTCGGACGACGCCCGCACGGAGTGGCCGCTGCGGGGAATCGGACAGGACATCAGCAGAGAAGCCCGCCGCATCGAAGCCCCTGTGGCTGTGCTGGTCGGCGAACAGGACAAGGTCGAGCCGCCCACAGTGCTGCGCGAGTGCCTGCTGCCCTACGTTCCGCACGCGACCATGACCACCGTTCCCGGCGTCGGCCACCTGCTCCCCCTGGAAGCGCCCGAAGCGGTCGCCAACGCCCTGGGCGACTTCCTCACCAGCGTCCACAGCTGA